The following proteins come from a genomic window of Aspergillus oryzae RIB40 DNA, chromosome 4:
- a CDS encoding co-chaperone SGT1 (suppressor of G2 allele of skp1): MNSATQGDKALANSDFPGAIRYFTQALVELPRAPPYYLKRSTAYSRVKPADGGPHSQAALRDAEIALTLARERGKRELILAAQMRRGVALYQLERYGDAGFVFEIIRGKTGAGNADKSERMKDAMGMAGGAQLTSKNGYEQELPIWILKVKGKLNKLPGGDNKAAVTIAEYPSGVQVPTEKELKNQLDTLKSGKFGDRSVQSEPAAVNETVTGEASTSKASNGQSGAAGSTPPAAPSTVPPSDKVRHEWYQSNESVVVTLYVKGVLKDKVGVELKDESVSIQFPLPSGAEFDFTLDPLFASVDPSSSKVSVMSTKIELVLKKRAPGQKWNALEASVVDIKISGRQAVPDPTPAGRSAPAYPSSSRNGPKDWDKLASSLTAKKSKPKDKGKAKDGKPKDPKADDAGDESDGTDSVDSDYGGGDAVDAFFKKLYANADENTRRAMNKSYLESQGTSLSTNWSEVSKGKVEPRPPSD, translated from the exons ATGAATTCCGCAACACAGGGCGACAAGGCCCTCGCGAACTCTGACTTCCCTGGTGCTATCCGTTACTTTACACAGGCACTGGTCGAACTACCCCGCGCACCACCATACTACCTCAAACGATCGACCGCCTACTCTCGAGTCAAACCGGCAGATGGAGGCCCCCATTCCCAAGCAGCGCTGCGAGATGCGGAGATTGCTCTAACCCTTGCACGGGAACGTGGAAAGAGGGAGTTGATCTTAGCTGCTCAGATGAGGCGTGGTGTCGCATTATACCAGCTGGAAAGATATGGTGATGCGGGCTTTGTTTTCGAGATCATCCGGGGGAAGACCGGGGCGGGGAATGCGGACAAATcagagaggatgaaggatgCTATGGGTATGGCTGGTGGCGCTCAACTCACATCGAAGAATGGGTATGAGCAGGAGCTGCCTATCTGGATACTCAAGGTCAAAGGTAAGCTTAATAAGTTGCCTGGGGGTGATAATAAGGCTGCTGTTACGATTGCGGAATACCCGAGTGGTGTCCAAGTTCCTACCGAGAAGGAGCTTAAGAATCAGTTGGATACTCTCAAATCCGGAAAATTTGGGGATAGAAGCGTCCAGAGTGAGCCTGCCGCGGTCAACGAGACGGTCACAGGAGAAGCTTCGACATCCAAGGCGTCGAATGGCCAAAGTGGTGCTGCTGGAAGCACTCCTCCTGCAGCTCCTTCCACTGTCCCTCCATCTGATAAGGTTCGGCATGAGTGGTATCAATCTAATGAGAGTGTTGTTGTGACTCTCTACGTCAAAGGGGTACTCAAAGATAAAGTGGGCGTGGAACTAAAGGATGAATCG GTATCTATCCAATTCCCCCTCCCATCTGGCGCTGAATTTGATTTCACCCTTGATCCTTTGTTCGCGTCCGTCGatccatcctcttccaaggTCTCTGTTATGTCTACCAAGATTGAGCTTGTCTTAAAGAAACGTGCTCCTGGCCAGAAATGGAATGCGCTGGAAGCCTCCGTAGTCGACATCAAGATTTCTGGTCGTCAGGCTGTCCCGGACCCAACCCCTGCCGGTAGATCTGCTCCAGCATACCCATCTTCATCCCGCAATGGACCCAAAGATTGGGATAAGTTGGCGTCGTCGCTCACAGCCAAGAAATCCAAGCCCAAAGACAAAGGCAAGGCCAAGGACGGCAAACCAAAGGACCCAAAAGCGGACGATGCTGGAGATGAATCGGACGGCACTGACTCGGTTGACTCCGACTATGGCGGTGGCGACGCCGTCGATGCGTTCTTTAAGAAACTCTACGCCAATGCGGACGAAAATACCCGTCGAGCCATGAATAAAAGTTATCTTGAAAGTCAGGGCACCTCGCTAAGCACCAATTGGTCGGAAGtgagcaaaggaaaggtGGAGCCTCGTCCACCAAGCGACTGA
- a CDS encoding terpene cyclase/mutase family protein (oxidosqualene-lanosterol cyclase and related proteins): MADPIAPWRTAAQGHLTADVNGDPKTDYSRWRLLDDDGRQTWHYLESDEENAKWPQTVADKYFLGLPTGLPKLPPAKTPLQCAENGLEFFSKLQLPPGNWACEYGGPMFLLPGLLITYYVTNTPIPPEYATEIKRYLFARQHPEDGGWGLHIEAHSSVFGTCMNYVALRLIGVSEDDHRMIKARGLLHRFGGAIYGPHWAKFWLSILGVMDWDCVNPVPPEIWILPDWVPFAPWRWWIHIRQVFLPMSYLWSKKFTHPLDPLTKQLRSELYTEPYDSIDFAKHRNSIHKADNYYPKTWLLNTINSVLVNVWNPYLRLPALVRRAEEWTWELIRMEDENTDYAGLGPVSNPMNMVACYLHDGPDSYSVRRHRERLNDYMWVKNEGMLMNGTNGVQVWDTSFITQAIVVAGFADDPKWRPMLTKALEFLDNHQLRENVPDQEKCYRQHRKGAWPFSNKTQGYTVSDCTAEGLRSSIQLQEMHNYPKLISTQRLKDSVDCLLLMQNPSGGFTEYETTRASPKVEWLNAAEVFGGIMIGYDYPECTTASVTALSLFSKFYPDYRSDEIRAAKEKAVKYIKRVQRSDGSWYGSWGICFTYAAMFALESLASIGETYENSDYSRRGCEFLISKQKEDGGWGESYLSSERHVYTQHEQSQVCQTAWACLALMEAGYPDKEPLRKAMKLMMSRQQPNGEWLQEAIEGVFNQSCMISYPNYKFYWPIRALGLYSRKFGNEELL; encoded by the exons ATGGCCGATCCTATCGCTCCGTGGAGAACCGCGGCACAGGGTCATTTGACCGCCGATGTTAATGGAGATCCCAAAACAGACTACTCAAGGTGGAGACTGCTAGACGATGATGGTCGTCAGACGTGGCATTACCTCGAATCCGATGAAGAGAATGCAAAATGGCCTCAAACGGTGGCTGACAAATACTTTTTGGGGCTCCCTACG GGCCTTCCTAAACTGCCACCTGCGAAGACACCACTACAGTGTGCAGAGAATGGCCTGGAATTCTTCTCTAAATTGCAACTCCCCCCAGGCAATTGGGCCTGTGAGTATGGTGGGCCGATGTTTTTACTGCCAGGACTCCTTATCACCTACTATGTAACCAACACTCCAATTCCTCCGGAGTACGCTACTGAGATCAAGAGGTATCTTTTCGCTCGTCAGCACCCCGAGGATGGGGGCTGGGGTCTCCACATCGAGGCCCATAGCTCCGTGTTTGGTACCTGTATGAATTATGTTGCGCTGCGCTTAATAGGTGTCAGCGAAGACGACCATCGAATGATCAAGGCCCGTGGGCTCCTACATAGATTTGGTGGTGCCATTTATGGACCCCATTGGGCAAAATTTTGGCTTAGTATTCTTGGAGTCATGGATTGGGATTGCGTCAACCCCGTTCCTCCCGAAATCTG GATTCTCCCCGACTGGGTCCCATTTGCCccatggcggtggtggattCATATTCGTCAGGTCTTTTTGCCCATGTCTTACTTGTGGTCTAAGAAATTCACTCATCCACTGGATCCGCTAACCAAGCAGCTTCGGAGCGAGCTGTATACCGAGCCGTATGACTCTATCGACTTCGCAAAGCACCGTAATTCTATTCACAAGGCTGACAATTACTATCCGAAGACGTGGCTATTGAATACGATCAACTCAGTTTTAGTCAATGTCTGGAATCCCTACCTGCGGCTCCCCGCACTCGTGCGCCGTGCTGAAGAATGGACCTGGGAGTTGATCCGCATGGAAGACGAAAATACTGACTACGCAGGCCTTGGTCCTGTGAGCAACCCAATGAACATGGTTGCTTGTTACCTCCACGACGGACCTGATAGTTACTCGGTCCGTCGACATCGAGAGCGTCTGAATGATTATATGTGGGTAAAGAATgaggggatgttgatgaaCGGCACCAATGGTGTTCAGGTGTGGGATACATCCTTCATCACGCAGGCCATTGTCGTTGCAGGCTTTGCGGATGATCCTAAATGGCGACCTATGCTCACAAAAGCCCTGGAATTCCTTGATAATCACCAACTGCGGGAGAATGTACCAGATCAGGAGAAGTGCTACCGTCAGCACCGAAAGGGCGCATGGCCCTTCAGCAACAAAACTCAGGGCTATACAGTTAGCGACTGCACAGCCGAGGGCTTACGTTCAAgcattcagcttcaagaGATGCACAACTATCCTAAACTGATATCCACACAGCGCTTAAAAGATAGTGTTGACTGCTTGCTGCTCATGCAAAATCCTTCTGGCGGTTTTACAGAGTATGAGACCACCCGTGCGTCGCCCAAGGTGGAGTGGTTGAATGCCGCCGAGGTTTTCGGCGGGATTATGATTGGTTACGACTATCCTGAATGCACCACTGCCTCCGTCACTGCGCTGTCTTTGTTCAGCAAGTTCTATCCCGATTACCGATCCGACGAGATCAGGGcggcgaaagaaaaagctgTCAAATACATCAAACGTGTGCAGAGGTCAGATGGAAGCTGGTATGGATCTTGGGGCATCTGCTTCACCTACGCTGCTATGTTTGCCTTGGAAAGTCTCGCGAGCATCGGAGAGACCTATGAAAACAGCGACTATTCCCGTCGGGGTTGCGAGTTTCTCATTTCTAagcagaaggaagatggAGGTTGGGGTGAATCCTACCTCAGCAGCGAGCGACACGTTTACACCCAACATGAGCAATCCCAAGTGTGTCAGACTGCTTGGGCATGCCTTGCCCTGATGGAGGCAGGCTACCCGGACAAGGAGCCTCTTCGCAAGGCCATGAAACTCATGATGTCTCGTCAGCAACCCAATGGGGAGTGGCTGCAGGAAGCAATCGAAGGTGTTTTCAACCAATCATG TATGATTTCATACCCTAACTATAAGTTCTATTGGCCGATTCGCGCTTTGGGACTCTACAGCAGGAAGTTTGGCAATGAGGAGCTCCTGTAA
- a CDS encoding putative meiosis-specific topoisomerase Spo11 (catalytic subunit of the meiotic double strand break transesterase): MSTPLRQVKRYINETLSSAFDELSKPDGRPAITLKRSSRNASLFINPTSRALESSGTDTYITYSWPGANTFEAWKFSIHIDSLTLPRVHILILITIAVVFRVLAVVADAIGTGVVVSKSDPACFGTQRIVDTIVDDLAYTIGVDRSALNVEAAAKGLVAGYCSLLTKSGETMDVQLPAKDCLVPSSQDDRELNISDASWVLIIEKEVQPLPYDLITETHLVHRPSTADSQEVIIILERPQEKGFSSLSDKALRFYGLVDNDPDGMAIMSIYKYGSMAHTNQNGRLNIPCLWWLGLRTSDVVSGAPSNDDRALNRLTVRDRTKIVTMLSNNPVWAAEGPELEWRAELQQMLMLNLKAEIEILYDWDGGLEGWIDQKMAGFSLPED, from the exons ATGTCGACTCCCCTACGCCAAGTCAAGCGATACATCAACGAGACTCTGTCATCTGCCTTTGACGAACTATCCAAACCAGATGGCCGACCAGCCATAACACTCAAACGAAGTTCTAGGAACGCGTCACTGTTCATCAATCCCACAAGTAGAGCCCTTGAAAGCAGCGGAACAGACACATATATCACCTATTCCTGGCCCGGCGCAAACACCTTCGAGGCATGGAAATTTAGTATACACATCGATTCATTGACACTACCACGGGTCCATATACTGATCCTTATAACAATAGCCGTTGTCTTTCGAGTTCTTGCCGTCGTTGCAGATGCTATTGGCACAGGTGTAGTAGTTTCCAAAAG CGATCCGGCCTGCTTTGGGACACAGAGAATTGTTGACACAATCGTTGATGACCTGGCCTACACCATTGGAGTCGACAGATCCGCACTGAATGTT GAAGCGGCTGCGAAAGGACTTGTGGCAGGCTATTGTAGCCTTCTGACCAAATCTGGGGAGACAATGGATGTTCAATTGCCTGCCAAG GACTGTCTGGTGCCAAGTTCACAAGATGACAGGGAACTAAACATCTCAGATGCTAGCTGGGTCTTAATCATCGAGAAAGAGGTGCAGCCTTTGCCATACGATCTCATTACGGAGACTCATCTAGTACACAGGCCATCTACCGCCGACTCACAAGAAGTAATTATCATACTAGAGCGGCCGCAGGAAAAGGGATTCTCATCACT ATCAGACAAAGCCCTACGCTTCTATGGTTTAGTTGACAACGATCCCGACGGCATGGCTATCATGTCAATATACAAGTACGGCTCAATGGCACATACGAACCAGAATGGAAGGTTGAATATTCCTTGCCTCTGGTGGTTAGGCCTCCGAACGTCAGATGTCGTATCTGGAGCACCGAGCAACGACGACAGGGCTTTGAATAGATTGACAGTAAGGGACAGAACGAAGATCGTGACCATGTTGTCGAACAACCCTGTCTGGGCAGCCGAAGGACCTGAGCTGGAATGGCGTGCAGAGCTGCAGCAAATGCTCATGCTGAACCTGAAAGCTGAAATCGAGATACTTTATGATTGGGACGGAGGACTAGAAGGATGGATTGATCAGAAGATGGCAGGTTTCTCTCTACCGGAAGACTAG
- a CDS encoding E2 ubiquitin-conjugating protein UBC7 (ubiquitin-protein ligase): MSTVAQKRLFHEYKNLSTNPPDGITAGPITEDDMFHWEALIEGPQGTPFEGGVFAAELKFPKDYPLSPPTMKFVGGGVWHPNVYPNGTVCISILHPPGDDPNHYEHASERWSPIQSVEKILISVMSMLAEPNDESPANVEAAKMWRERRSDYERKVRDEVRKGLGL, encoded by the exons ATGTCTACTGTCGCGCAAAAACGTCTTTTCCACGAGTACAAGAACCTATCCACCAATCCGCCAGATGGCATCACCGCCGGCCCCATCACTGAAGATGACATGTTCCATTGGGAAGCCCTGATCGAGGGTCCACAAGGCACACCCTTTGAAGGCGGTGTTTTTGCTGCCGAGTTGAAGTTTCCGAAAGATTATCCGTTGAGTccgccgacgatgaagtTTGTGGGTGGAGGGGTTTGGCATCCTAACG TATATCCCAATGGAACCGTGTGTATCTCcattcttcatcctcccgGTGATGATCCGAACCACTATGAGCATGCGTCGGAGCGGTGGTCACCGATTCAGAGCGTTGAGAAGATTCTTATCTCGGTCATGAGTATGCTTGCGGAACCAAATGACGAGAGTCCTGCCAATGTTGAGGCGGCAAAGATGTGGAGAGAACGGAGGAGCGACTATGAGCGCAAGGTTCGCGATGAGGTACGGAAGGGTTTGGGGCTGTAG
- a CDS encoding scramblase family protein (phospholipid scramblase) translates to MWSARLQLQPVRGLKAPGRALSSSFTRGRISSRGPRNSIRRPEPIRRANIPSQQPDQPSSAANDASSPNPNYDPAHNTLLSPVHIPEDPRGVLKENHPAMGILANSGLVVQRQLELMNVMIGFEQANKYVIMDANGHHIGYMAEQERGMTNMMARQWFRTHRSFVTHVFDRHENEVLRFHRPFSWINSCIRVYDPLDVARNASSSSTSLQNVQPGSLIQATGDSNARVSSLELDDMRVIGEAQQQWAPLRRKYNLFTYHHSPSRATDMGTVSRPLLQSGLSDAQQMQLTQTKNGGQAMGEFNQFAYVDEPFLSWDFSLRSANDQLIGSVNRNFAGFARELFTDTGVYALRMDSAAFSPEQVPAQNNAVTGMTLDQRAVMLATAVSIDFDYFSRHSGTGGFGFMPIWIPGVGGEAAAGGAAAGEAGAVGEAAAGTLDRAGAAGGIAEGAAAGAAGAGAIAGYDAMSRGMTGEHQSQSAPLDQQALPRDQQSPTSSQTGPYGDVWADEPQDPWAQSQEDPWAADDTDAGDGDDYDWF, encoded by the exons ATGTGGAGTGCTAGACTCCAACTACAACCGGTGCGTGGGCTTAAAGCCCCCGGCCGAGCGCTGTCGAGTTCATTCACGAGGGGACGAATTAGCTCTCGTGGCCCCCGGAATTCGATACGAAGACCAGAGCCCATCAGAAGGGCCAATATACCCTCACAGCAACCGGACCAGCCGAGTTCAGCGGCAAATGATGCCAGTTCCCCAAACCCGAACTATGACCCCGCTCACAACACTCTGCTCTCCCCTGTCCATATACCAGAAGATCCCCGTGGAGTGTTAAAGGAAAACCACCCTGCAATGGGTATATTGGCAAATTCTGGCCTAGTTGTGCAGCGGCAACTGGAGCTCATGAATGTCATGAT TGGGTTTGAGCAAGCCAACAAGTATGTAATTATGGATGCGAATGGGCATCATATCGGGTATATGGCGGAGCAGGAGCGAGGAATGACCAACATGATGGCTCGACAATGGTTCCGAACCCATAGGAGTTTTGTGACGCATGTCTTTGACAGGCATGAGAATGAAGTGTTGCGC TTTCATCGACCATTCTCGTGGATTAATTCCTGTATCCGGGTGTACGACCCTCTTGATGTTGCTAGAAAtgcctcctcctcttcaacctctcTTCAAAATGTTCAGCCGGGCTCGCTTATCCAGGCTACAGGAGATTCTAATGCCCGTGTGTCCTCATTAGAGCTGGATGACATGCGCGTGATCGGAGAGGCCCAACAGCAGTGGGCACCATTACGGCGGAAATATAACCTATTCACCTACCATCACTCCCCGAGCCGCGCGACGGATATGGGCACCGTATCCCGACCGCTTTTGCAGTCCGGTCTTTCCGACGCCCAGCAGATGCAATTAACTCAAACGAAAAATGGCGGTCAAGCTATGGGCGAATTTAATCAATTCGCCTACGTTGATGAGCCTTTCTTGTCGTGGGACTTTTCCCTTCGCTCGGCCAATGATCAACTTATCGGATCCGTCAACCGTAACTTTGCGGGGTTTGCTCGCGAACTCTTTACAGACACTGGTGTCTATGCTCTACGAATGGACTCGGCTGCCTTTAGCCCTGAACAAGTACCTGCGCAAAACAATGCTGTTACCGGCATGACGCTCGACCAGCGTGCAGTCATGTTGGCTACTGCAGTTAGCATCGACTTCGACTATTTCAGTCGTCATAGTGGTACTGGTGGATTTGGTTTCATGCCTATCTGGATCCCCGGCGTTGGCGGAGAGGCTGCGGCTGGTGGAGCTGCAGCCGGCGAAGCTGGGGCTGTGGGTGAAGCGGCTGCAGGCACTCTCGATCGGGCCGGTGCAGCTGGAGGAATAGCCGAAGGTGCTGCTGCAGGTGCTGCCGGGGCTGGAGCGATAGCCGGATATGATGCGATGTCTCGAGGCATGACGGGAGAGCATCAGTCGCAATCGGCTCCACTAGATCAACAAGCGCTCCCAAGAGACCAGCAGTCACCTACCTCCAGTCAAACAGGCCCTTATGGAGATGTTTGGGCCGATGAACCTCAAGATCCTTGGGCCCAGAGTCAAGAGGATCCATGGGCGGCAGACGATACCGACGCAGGAGACGgtgatgattatgattggTTTTAA
- the lcl2 gene encoding protein lcl2 (predicted protein), whose amino-acid sequence MLHTWIRTLGALLLLASVAHAQFQFFEHMFGGGRQEHQQQAAQNEPSDSSRYQNMWESAQCDKYLCPGTLACVHFPHHCPCAHPDNEDKIELSEGSAVCISKGGFQPGEAARKIELARKGVL is encoded by the exons ATGCTGCATACCTGGATCCGGACCCTTGGAGCTTTGCTCCTCCTGGCCTCCGTGGCCCACGCTCAGTTCCAGTTCTTTGAGCATATGTTTGGCGGCGGAcgtcaagaacatcaacagcaAGCGGCTCAAAATGAGCCCAGCGATAGTTCACGATATCAGAACATGTGGGAGTCAG CTCAGTGTGACAAGTATTTATGTCCCGGTACTCTTGCTTGCGTTCATTTCCCTCATCATTGTCCATGCGCGCACCCCGACAACGAAGATAAGATCGAACTTAGTGAAGGAAGTGCTGTCTGCATCTCGAAGGGGGGATTCCAACCCGGCGAAGCGGCGCGCAAGATTGAGTTGGCTCGGAAGGGTGTCTTGTGA
- a CDS encoding mitochondrial 54S ribosomal protein bL27m (mitochondrial ribosomal protein MRP7 (L2)) → MLQQRLLAPLRVLERAIVPSLRSSQPISRPPPPSILSRTNTSAPTPFLNRLLPFSQVRHASHATQGTANRHSRDPAGKRLGAKRTTGEYVVPGCIIFRQRGTKWFPGENCALGRDHTIYATEAGYVRYYLDPERHPDRKYIGVCFEKDGKLPTPRNAPTKRKLNRVAVPRIDDAPTPIAGQSDLVATIDNGTMVSSVEAVNAESGSQLRPGYMYREANWQIGRAAEKAGITAKAYNPKNRWLAWRKRQARAERAAQMKSLKNKKKASKKGKGGR, encoded by the coding sequence ATGTTACAACAAAGACTACTGGCGCCCCTCCGGGTGCTGGAGAGAGCAATTGTGCCATCGCTCCGCTCATCACAGCCAATCTcccgaccaccaccaccatcaataCTCTCACGAACCAACACCTCCGCACCGACACCATTCTTGAACCgcctcctccccttctctcaAGTCCGTCATGCCTCCCACGCCACCCAGGGTACGGCGAATCGACATTCCCGTGACCCCGCGGGAAAGCGTCTCGGTGCGAAACGTACCACCGGTGAATACGTCGTTCCAGGCTGTATCATTTTCCGTCAGCGTGGAACGAAATGGTTTCCAGGCGAGAATTGCGCGCTAGGCAGGGATCATACCATCTATGCCACTGAGGCAGGATATGTGAGATACTATTTGGATCCCGAACGGCACCCTGACCGGAAGTATATCGGCGTCTGCTTTGAGAAGGACGGCAAGTTGCCTACGCCCCGGAATGCCCCGACCAAACGGAAACTGAACAGGGTCGCCGTCCCTCGCATCGATGACGCCCCTACGCCGATTGCTGGACAGTCGGATCTTGTTGCTACTATTGACAATGGCACTATGGTGTCTAGCGTGGAGGCTGTGAACGCCGAGTCAGGCTCTCAGCTGCGTCCGGGTTATATGTACCGTGAGGCGAACTGGCAGATCGGTCGAGCAGCTGAGAAGGCCGGGATTACAGCGAAGGCTTACAACCCCAAGAACCGTTGGTTggcatggagaaagagacagGCTAGGGCCGAACGGGCCGCCCAGATGAAGAGtctcaagaacaagaagaaggcttcaaagaagggcaagggtgGCCGCTAA